The Drosophila sulfurigaster albostrigata strain 15112-1811.04 chromosome 3, ASM2355843v2, whole genome shotgun sequence genomic sequence TTTCTAACGCaattactatatttagtaCTACAAAAAAAGTGCCAAGCATCCGGGTGCCACAACTTTGGGCGAGGAAGTTTTTCAAGCTGGCCTTATTCCCTCCGACACCGACTTTGCCGCCTTTGTTGAGTTTGGCCAGATTCCAGGTCTGTAGCTTTCGCTTCTCCTGTGACAATCCATTCGAATGATTGATATTACAGGTCTCGATATTGCCCAAGGCATGAATGGATTTGTTTACCACACGAAGTACGATCGCGTCGATGTTATTCCCCGTGGATCTATTCAGAATACTGGCGATAATATTCTCGGCCTCGTTAGAGCGCTGGCAAATGCACCCGAAATGTACAACACCGAGGTTAGCTACTCCAGACTAGTCCTGGATTAAACATAGATTTAATAACAACTATTCAATTTGCAGGCTTATGCGACGGGACACGCGGTGTTCTTCGATTTCTTGGGTCTCTTCTTCATCAGCTACTCGGCAGAAACAGGCACCATTGTGAACTATTGCGCTGCTGGAGTTACGCTCCTCCTGATCTTCATCTCTGTGTGGCGCATGTCCACATTGTCTGCGCTCTCCTCTTGCAGCGTCTTTCAACGTCTCATCTTCCTGGTTATTATCCAGATTGTAGGTTTAGTCCTGGCACTAGCATTGCCTCTGCAGGTGGCATATTACTTTGACAGTATCGGAAAGTCCTTGACCTACTTCAGCTCCTCTTGGCTGCTCATCGGATTATATATTTGCCCGTCGCTCATTGGTTTGAGTCTGCCAATCACGATTTACTATCTATTGCAGCAGAATGTAAGTAATACTTTTGATTGGTATAAATGTCCGACTAAGTCTTATCGCTTTCCAGATTAAATTACCTTTCAATTACCACCTTCAACTGGGACTTCATAGCTGGGCAATTGTGCTTTCTGTTCTCGATATTGTACTCACTATGTGGGGAATACGTTCCGCATATATTTTCACGATTCCGATTGTATTCTACGCCGGTGCCATGATCGCGAATATGGTGACAACGTTCCATGATCGCGGCTACAGCTGGGCAGGTCTTGTAATGGCAGGTCAGGCTATGCCGTTTCTCTACAGCAGCTCACTTTTTTATCTGGTGATTTCTGTGATGATCCCAATGAATGGACGATCTGGTAGCTCATCTAATCCAGATCTTTTTATTGCCGCTTTGGGTGGCGTAGGTACAATTTTATCCCTTGGCTTTCTGGTaggttatttaattttgaatttaatttccttGCAATTATCTCGAATTTGTTCTCAAAGATACCACTGATCAATATGTTCCGCAAACCCATAACTGTAATCTTGACTTTGTTGCTGGCCTCTGCGGTTACAATATACCTTGCAAGCTCCACTGAAATTGGATTTCCCTACCGTGTCAGGACCAACAGTTTCCGAGCTACATATCAGGTTAATATTTTGTCAGTTAATCaaggaattttatttaaactcgAAATCTCGCCTTAGCATGTGCGAAAAATCTACTATGAATACGGCGGCAGAGTCAGCTTCGATGAGTCGGGATATCTGTTCAGCTTCCAGGATCGACGAGAGGCAGAACCCATGAATGGAGTGCGTCTAACCGGTGCGAGATTTTTAAGAGAGGACTGCGAGAAGCACATGATGTGCGGCATGCCCTTGTTCGATGAGCGATGGGTTGCGAATCGTCTAGAAGGCATCTGGGTGCATAGGGCTGACAATGTAGTGCCTCCAGTGGCGACCAATCTAACGTTGCTTAGCAAAACGGTGC encodes the following:
- the LOC133844086 gene encoding endoplasmic reticulum metallopeptidase 1-like; translation: MSDKDRLISREEGEERLPKYRTTKDITDKPSWYFGNGFVLFWMLLFFAVVIPLMNRLPTALNIEETSSGEFIGERAYNTLNNLVNIGSKVVGSTTNEVSTVDFLLNEIEDIKQDMLSDYYDLEVDVQQTSGSFRYSHLLNMYQGVQNVIVKLSSKNSSSESYLLVNSHFDTVLTSPGAGDDGFMVAVMLEVLRVMATTNKQHFEHPVVFLFNGAEEAALQASHGFITQHKWAPNCKALINLDAAGSGGREFLFQSGPYHPWLVNYYKKSAKHPGATTLGEEVFQAGLIPSDTDFAAFVEFGQIPGLDIAQGMNGFVYHTKYDRVDVIPRGSIQNTGDNILGLVRALANAPEMYNTEAYATGHAVFFDFLGLFFISYSAETGTIVNYCAAGVTLLLIFISVWRMSTLSALSSCSVFQRLIFLVIIQIVGLVLALALPLQVAYYFDSIGKSLTYFSSSWLLIGLYICPSLIGLSLPITIYYLLQQNIKLPFNYHLQLGLHSWAIVLSVLDIVLTMWGIRSAYIFTIPIVFYAGAMIANMVTTFHDRGYSWAGLVMAGQAMPFLYSSSLFYLVISVMIPMNGRSGSSSNPDLFIAALGGVGTILSLGFLIPLINMFRKPITVILTLLLASAVTIYLASSTEIGFPYRVRTNSFRATYQHVRKIYYEYGGRVSFDESGYLFSFQDRREAEPMNGVRLTGARFLREDCEKHMMCGMPLFDERWVANRLEGIWVHRADNVVPPVATNLTLLSKTVLENNTTVRYEFELDGPDHMSLFIQPEVDDFVTLSNWSFPLSYLQNPPEYPLPYHIYYTYGIITTPLKFFLEFSKANGNFEVPIFQLGVSGHCIGGSGDALSQKFANSFPSYTSVVEWPSTYLRYIY